A segment of the Desulfofundulus kuznetsovii DSM 6115 genome:
TAAAGGAGAAAAAATACCACGGTAAGCAGGATAACGACCAGGAAAATTTTTTTGCGCAGCACTTCTTTGGTGGTGAGCCGGATAATGGTGATCATCCTACTCCTCTCTTTCCTGCACCAGATTGATGAAGAGGCTTTCCAGGGATTGCCTCCTGGGAACGAGCTGGTATAGCCGGCCTCCACTGGCAACGATAGCCCCGGCCAGCCCGGGAATTTCCTCTTCATTCCTCAGAGTTGCCGTTAAGCATTCACCGTCAAAACTAAAATCAAATCCCTGTTCCCGTAATTTGCGGTGGATATCTTCGTTAAACCCGTCCACCCTGGCTTCCACTTCAATTCTGCCCGAATTAAGCTCGGCCATGGTGCCGCTGGCTATGATGCGTCCCTTCTTAATGATGGCCACCCGGTCGCAGATCATTTCCACTTCGCTCAAGAGGTGGCTGTTTAAAAAGACGGTCTTGCCCTGCCTTTTCAGGGCCAGGATTAATTCCCTTACCTCCTTGCGCCCCAGGGGATCCAGCGCCGAGGTGGGCTCGTCCAGAAACAACAGGTCCGGGTATAGGGTAACCAGTTTTTCAGAGGAATTTCCATTTACAAAATTATTTACACTCCCGCTTTCAGCAGAGGATGTGGCGCTCCTTTACCGGGCGCGCTAGAGCATCGAACCGGTTTTCAAGGAACTGAAGCGTCTCTACCAGTTGGATGTGATCTCCAGTGGGGCACCTGCCGTGGTAGAATCTCTGGTTCTGGTGGCCATGCTGACCCTGGTTGTAAGCCACCGGCTGCTTAACCACATGCGGTTGCTGGCTCCGGAGAAAAGTGCCCGCTTTACTCCTTTGCGCTGGGCCGAATCGTTTTACTCCATTGCGCCGGTTATAATGGCTCGCGTACTCAAGTTTATCGGAATTGACGAAGATCCTCTCCTGCTTATAATTTACTTCATGGCTGAGGGTGTCGATCCCAATGTCAACAGAGAACGCCTGTTGTCACCCTGGGTAAAGGCGGTAAATTCCCAGGTATTAGATGGTAATAAGTAACATATCTGGTAAACCGATCACGCATGAGAGTACCACCAATTATACTAGGCGGCACTCTCATTTTCTTCCTTTCCCGAGGTTTCTTCCTTCTGTAGGCAGAGGAGGTTTTTAGAATGAGAAAGTGTAAAATTGATTTCAATGAATCTCTTCATCCCGAACCTTGGCGAGATTTTTATATACGCTATTTTCCAGAACTAGAAACGATGGACGTAAAGGAAGACGGCTTCACCGACCAGTCTTTGCGTTGCCTCCATCACGACGACAGGAAGCCTTCCGCAACAGTTAACGTCAAGTCCGGCTTCTACGTCTGCCATGTCTGCGGGAGCTTTTCACCGTACCGCTTTTTAGTTGAAATTGCAGGCATTGCGCCGGAAAACGCGAGCTACTTCATAAACGACTACCTCCGCGAGCTATACGTAAAAGACGAACAAACAGGAAACCACCTCAATAAGGTTGAATAATCTTCGTTAATCTCACAATTTCAGCCATTTTCATTTTCCGCAGGGCTACGACTGATAAATGATGCCCAGTTATGCCTTTGTCTGGAAGGTGGTGTATGCAGAAATACCAGGGCTGCTTGTGTGACAATTTTTCGCGCGCTCTTATCTCCACACTTTACCCTGGCGGCCTACCCTCTCATGTCTCCCGGGATACCAATGACCGTGCCGGCTCCGGACTTTCCTTCGTCCCACCTGCCCAGGGGTGGAGGCCATTGTGCTACCTAACAGGGTCTACTTGCCCTCATGGTTTGATTTTTGGCTCTCCGCGCTGCATGATTGTCAAGGTCCATGTAGCAAAGGCATTATAACGGTACAATGTTATGATGCAGCCAGCACCTTCCGCCTGCAGCCCGGTAGAACGGAAGGAAAGCCGGCAGGTACAGGCCGTTGCCTGGATACCGGCCTAAGCGGCTACTTTTGCCACTGGTCTAACCGGTCCGGCATGTACTAAGGCCGGATGGCTTTCAGGCAAAACCAAATCCCGGTTATACGCCATTCCCTTGCGTGCCAGGGCAAAGATGATGCGCAAAAGCCTGCAGCAAATGGCCACCAGGGACTGCTTTCCTTTCAGTGGGTTGTTGGGCCTGGTGGTGTAATAGTGGTGGAGTATCGAAAATTCCTGCGTTCTGGCCACCAAAACTAGGGCTACCCGGAAGAGCGCGCAGCGCAGCTTTGCTCTGCCCCGCTTGCTGATGCGGGTCCTTCCCTTGTGGGTGCCTGAACTGTTTTCCACCAGGTTCAGGCCGGCCAGCTTTATTAACTGCCTGGCATTGCGGTAGTTGTTCAGGTCGCCCACTTCGGAAACTATGGTGGCCACTTGCAGTATGCTCATTCCCGGGATGGTGAGCAGGTACCCGGCATAAGGGATTTCCCTCAACAGTTCTGCCAGGCGGGCCTCAACCAGCTCGCATTCCTTGAGGATTTCCTTGACCCGGCGTAGCTGGTAGCGGAGCTCCATCCTGGCGCCTTCAAGGCCATCTCTTACACCCACCGAGGTCCTGGCTTTATCCTTTAGGAGCTCAGCATGCTTGAGCCCGACCCGGTTATGAGTGGCCCGGCTTAAAACGTCAGCCACTTCATCTACCGGCTTTTCAATGAGGTCAGCTGGGAAAGGGAAATTATCCAGGGCAGCCATGGCGGCCTTTCCTTCAACAGACTTGAAAACGTCTTGAAACTCCGGAAAGTACAGGTCCAGGATGGTGTTGATTCGCGCTTCGCTTTGTTGAAGGTCTTTGTTTAACCGTCCCCGGAAGTTGACGAGATTGCGGATATCCGCTATTACGCCGGCTGGAATGTGCGGGATGTAGAAACGACCATCCCTGGCCAGGCGGGCAATTACCCCGGCATCCTTGTCATCCCGTTTGGTTGGTGAATTGTCGTCCAGTTCCTTGGCCTTTTTGACATGGTGCGGGTTGACCAGGACCACCGTAATCCCTTGCGTTTTTAAGACACAGGCTAAGGGGAGCCAGTAATGGCCGGTAGGCTCCATGGCCACCAGAACTTTAGACAGGCCGTGTTTAAACTGGATCGTCTTGATTTGCTGGACTAGATCACCAATGCCGGATATGGTATTCTGGAATGGGAACGGCTTGTGCAGTCCCTCCCCCCGGAAATTGATCATTTGGGCGTAGTGGGTATGCTTGGCCACGTCTACACCCACAATTAAGGTTTAAGGTGTGATCGTGGCAAGCTTCTGGGAAAGGGGATTGTACATCGCTGATCCCTCCTGGTATTGGTGGTTTTGGGTTTTGGCATTTACACCATACCAGGATTTTTTCTTTCCCTCAACCCCCACTACTCCTGATTACAGGAATGCTTTGTCATTGGCCGCAAGAACTGGTTGTTTGCCAATACTCCGCGGGGTGCACGGGCCAGCGCTATTACTTACAGCATCATAGAAACGGCAAAGGAGAATGGATTGAATCCTTTCCAATACCTCAGCTATCTTTTTGAAAAACTTCCCAACCTGAACCCTAAAGACAGTAACGCCCTGGATCAGTTACTCCCCTGGTCCGATTCATTACCCCCTGTCTGCAGGGTTAATAAATAAGCCAGATTATGTCCCCACCTGATTGCAAGGTGGGGTTTATTTTACGCTTACTTCAAGACAGACCAAAGTGACAATGCCTGGAAAACTGTTGGAGAGTACTTGAGTGGACCGAGCCTTCAAGATGTCGACCAGTGGAAGGTCTTCGGAAGGAACTTGAGTGGGCAGACTGTACATGATAACATTGCTGCACGCGCTCGAGGGGTAGCCGCAAAAGTTGAGTCGGAACCATTGAAGCAAGACCTCGAAGCATTTGCTCGATCATTAGAACTTGCTTACGAGAAAAAGGATGTCAGGCTGCTGATACTCGCGCATCGCATCATTCATGACCTCGACTACTGGGTGTTCAGCAATGAGACCTTCGAGTCTAGAGACTACTGGGGAGCTACAAGTACCTTAGA
Coding sequences within it:
- a CDS encoding DeoR family transcriptional regulator — encoded protein: MRKCKIDFNESLHPEPWRDFYIRYFPELETMDVKEDGFTDQSLRCLHHDDRKPSATVNVKSGFYVCHVCGSFSPYRFLVEIAGIAPENASYFINDYLRELYVKDEQTGNHLNKVE
- a CDS encoding IS110 family transposase encodes the protein MGVDVAKHTHYAQMINFRGEGLHKPFPFQNTISGIGDLVQQIKTIQFKHGLSKVLVAMEPTGHYWLPLACVLKTQGITVVLVNPHHVKKAKELDDNSPTKRDDKDAGVIARLARDGRFYIPHIPAGVIADIRNLVNFRGRLNKDLQQSEARINTILDLYFPEFQDVFKSVEGKAAMAALDNFPFPADLIEKPVDEVADVLSRATHNRVGLKHAELLKDKARTSVGVRDGLEGARMELRYQLRRVKEILKECELVEARLAELLREIPYAGYLLTIPGMSILQVATIVSEVGDLNNYRNARQLIKLAGLNLVENSSGTHKGRTRISKRGRAKLRCALFRVALVLVARTQEFSILHHYYTTRPNNPLKGKQSLVAICCRLLRIIFALARKGMAYNRDLVLPESHPALVHAGPVRPVAKVAA